A genomic window from Pygocentrus nattereri isolate fPygNat1 chromosome 22, fPygNat1.pri, whole genome shotgun sequence includes:
- the LOC108412385 gene encoding uncharacterized protein LOC108412385: MAYRLNDASSPLNDLIKKSQMLHPGPPVRYCLYTTRSDLEKDGKIRKWTFGQKYANMKNKTILMVGETGTGKTTLINTMVNYFLGVNFEDKVWFEITEEEKRAQTESQTSEVTVYEINSEEKRSSLTIIDTPGYGDTRGIDKDTEIARNLHELFLHGTGVKDLDAVCLVLKASQNRISGIQRYIFESVLSLFGKDIEDIIVLFITHSDGGPPTNVLQAIKTEKVPCCHDDENEPVHFLFNNRQSEERTKRYEYVYKSSWEMAAGSIGEFFEFLKSRQRKSLNMTVSVLNERTQLEACVESLKKSIKFREAKQKELTEVQDLLKLNKEMIEKDEKFTFTVKIAYKEKINIIGASWQSKKVTSCKECEENCHEYGCWLATNAKKCEVMEDNYCTVCMCHYSTHVREGRKYVERWREERVTFAQLKKKYGNTDEEKASYDKSALKHVETGHRQSLKMREQMTKLENSLKNLLDKNEVERKSLVKDTYVAIVKLSETALKPDSAFTIQYLDFLIPRVEEAGSADWLQKLKNMQREAKASTKSAVGYLSRMNKGPQKAADKASTNSAAELTSSRNEGTQTAAAEEATSYEVGHVRRMRHFFTEFFQNI; encoded by the coding sequence GTTAAATGATGCATCATCACCTTTAAATGATTTAATCAAGAAAAGTCAGATGCTCCATCCAGGTCCTCCAGTACGTTACTGTCTTTACACAACAAGAAGTGATTTAGAGAAGGATGGCAAGATTAGAAAGTGGACATTTGGACAGAAATATgcaaacatgaaaaacaaaacaatcctGATGGTGGGAGAAACTGGAACAGGCAAGACCACTCTGATCAACACCATGGTCAATTACTTTCTGGGGGTGAATTTTGAGGATAAAGTGTGGTTTGAGAtcacagaagaagaaaagagagctCAAACAGAATCTCAGACATCAGAAGTCACTGTTTATGAGATCAATTCTGAGGAGAAACGCTCCTCTCTTACCATTATTGACACTCCAGGTTATGGAGACACCAGGGGAATAGATAAGGACACTGAAATTGCTCGAAACTTACATGAATTATTTCTACATGGTACTGGAGTGAAGGATCTTGATGCCGTGTGTCTTGTACTGAAAGCATCTCAGAACAGAATCTCCGGGATACAGCGCTACATTTTTGAATCTGTTCTGTCCTTATTTGGTAAAGACATAGAGGACATTATAGTGCTGTTTATTACACACTCAGATGGAGGACCACCAACAAATGTTCTGCAAGCCATCAAGACAGAAAAGGTCCCCTGTTGTCACGATGATGAGAATGAACCTGTTCATTTTCTATTCAACAACCGTCAGTCTGAGGAAAGGACCAAAAGATACGAGTATGTTTACAAATCATCTTGGGAAATGGCAGCAGGTAGTATTGGGGAATTTTTTGAATTCCTAAAATCACGACAGAGAAAAAGCTTGAATATGACTGTAAGTGTTCTAAACGAGCGCACGCAGCTTGAGGCCTGTGTTGAGAGTCTGAAGAAAAGCATCAAGTTCAGGGAAGCAAAACAGAAAGAACTGACTGAAGTTCAGGATCTTCTGAAACTGAACAAAGAAATGATTGAGAAGGACGAAAAATTTACTTTCACTGTCAAAATAGCTTACAAAGAGAAGATCAACATTATAGGTGCTTCATGGCAGAGCAAAAAAGTGACCTCCTGCAAAGAATGTGAGGAGAACTGTCATGAGTATGGCTGCTGGCTTGCCACAAATGCCAAAAAGTGCGAAGTTATGGAAGATAATTACtgcactgtgtgtatgtgccaCTACTCCACACACGTCAGAGAGGGCAGGAAATAtgtggagaggtggagagaggaaAGAGTCACATTTGCTCAACTGAAGAAGAAATATGGTAATACAGATGAAGAAAAAGCCAGTTATGATAAAAGTGCATTGAAACATGTGGAAACAGGGCATAGACAATCGCTGAAAATGAGAGAACAGATGACAAAGCTGGAAAACAGCCTGAAAAACCTTCTAGACAAAAATGAAGTGGAGAGGAAGAGCTTGGTGAAAGACACCTATGTGGCAATCGTAAAATTGTCTGAGACTGCGTTAAAACCAGACTCTGCCTTCACCATTCAGTACCTTGACTTCCTGATTCCTCGAGTTGAAGAAGCTGGATCTGCAGACTGGCTTCAGAAACTGAAGAACATGCAGAGAGAAGCCAAAGCATCAACTAAATCTGCAGTGGGGTATTTAAGTAGGATGAATAAGGGCCCTCAGAAAGCTGCAGACAAAGCATCAACTAACTCTGCAGCGGAGTTAACAAGTAGCAGGAATGAAGGCACACAGACAGCTGCAGCCGAAGAAGCAACTTCCTATGAAGTGGGGCACGTGAGGAGGATGAGGCATTTCTTTACTGAATTTTTTCAGAATATCTAG